The genomic region GAGCTGGTGAAACGGTTGCGATCGAGGGTAAACAGGCTGGTGCTGACACTGACGCGCGGGAAAGCTTCCTGCATGGCTGCCAGAAATTCCCAATGCACGCTGCACTCGTAGCCGTCGAGCAACCCGGCTTTGGCCAGCGCCCAGCTACCGGTGCACACCCCGCCCAAGCGCTTCGATTGACGCGCCAAGGCTTGCAACCAAGTCGTGTGCTCGCGGGTAATCGAACTCTGGATGCCGACGCCACCGCAGACGATGACCGTGTCCGCCACAGCGGGATTGCTCCACGCTCCATCCGGCGTGATCGGCACGCCATCGCTGGCCCAGACCGCCGCGCCATTGGGGCTGAAGGTATGCCAGCGATACAGCGTTCGCCCCGTCAGTTGATTGGCCATGCGCAATGGCTCGACGGCGGACGCCAGCGACATCAGGGTGAATTTGTCCAGCAGCAGAAAACCAACGGTTTGTGTCTTACCGTCGGCCGCGGTGGGGGTCGATGACATCATGTCCTCATAAAGATCGGCCTGAGATGCAGGCGTCGGTCATATCCCTCGGCCTTCGCCAAGGGAGTATCAGGTTCGGCGCCAAAGCCTTACCCCACCGACGTGACCCTCGCCGCCGGCGCAGGATGACGCGACGTCACCAGGCCGATAAAGGAAATCGCCAGCGCCAAGCCGATGGTTGTGGTGACTTCGGTGCGGTGTTCCGGGGTAATCATCATCACCGCCAACGCTGCGCAGATGAACACAATCACCAGCCACGTCAGCCAGGGAAACAGCCACATGCGAAAGGTCAGTTCGACGTTGCGCTGTTGCAAAATCCGCCGCATGCGCAACTGCGACACGGCAATGGCGAGGTAGACCAGCAAGGCAATCGCCCCGGAGCTGGCCAGCAGGAATTGAAACAGTCCGGCGGGCATGAAATAGCTCCACACGGTGATTGACGCACCGATCACGGTGCTGGCGATGACCGCTGCGCGCGGAACACCTTCCGAGGACGTCGCCTTCAGCATCTTCGGCGCGTCGCCACGACGACCCAACGAAAACAACATGCGCGAGGCAATGTAGATCGAGGAGTTCATGCAACTGGCTACGGCGATCAGTACGACGATGTCGACCATAAACTTGGCATGGGGAATGTTCATGATTTCCAGGGCCCGCTGATAGGAACCTACCGAGGCCAGCAACGGATCATTCCAAGGCACCACAGAGATGACCACGAAAATCGACAGCAGGTAAAACACGCCGATACGCCAGATTACCGAACGCGTGGCTTTGGCTATGTTTCGCGACGGGTCATTCGATTCGGCGGCGGCGATGGTCACCGCTTCGGTACCGATAAAGCTGAACATGATGGTGATGAAAGCGCCGACCACCGCTGACAAGCCGTTGGGTGCAAACCCACCGTGCTCGGCCATCAGCCCACTCAAACCGCTGACTTCTCTGTCGGGAATACAGCCCATCAACACGGCAAAACCAACGCCGATAAAACCAATGATCGCCACGACCTTGGCCATGGCGAACCAGAACTCGAATTCGCCGTACTTGGACACGCTGAACAGGTTGGTCACCACCAGCGCAATGATCGAGCCCAACGCGAACAGCCATGCATCAACCTGCGGAAACCATTGGTTGAGTACATGCCCGGCGGCGAGCGCTTCGATAGGAATCACCAGCACCCAGAACCACCAGTAGAGCCAACCGATAGTGAACCCCGCCCAGCGCCCGATGGCATGGTCGGCATAGGTCGAGAACGAGCCAGTGTCGGGGTTAGCCACCGCCATTTCGCCGAGCATGCGCATGACCAGCACCACCAGCAAACCGGAAAACAGATAGGCCAGAAGAACCGCCGGCCCCGCCGCCGCAATGGCATGCCCCGAACCTACGAACAAACCGGCGCCGATAATCCCGGCGATGGACAACATAGTGACGTGACGAGGCTTGAAGCCCTGCGCCAATTGGCTACTC from Pseudomonas tensinigenes harbors:
- the gabP gene encoding GABA permease, with translation MISPNSTDSSSQLAQGFKPRHVTMLSIAGIIGAGLFVGSGHAIAAAGPAVLLAYLFSGLLVVLVMRMLGEMAVANPDTGSFSTYADHAIGRWAGFTIGWLYWWFWVLVIPIEALAAGHVLNQWFPQVDAWLFALGSIIALVVTNLFSVSKYGEFEFWFAMAKVVAIIGFIGVGFAVLMGCIPDREVSGLSGLMAEHGGFAPNGLSAVVGAFITIMFSFIGTEAVTIAAAESNDPSRNIAKATRSVIWRIGVFYLLSIFVVISVVPWNDPLLASVGSYQRALEIMNIPHAKFMVDIVVLIAVASCMNSSIYIASRMLFSLGRRGDAPKMLKATSSEGVPRAAVIASTVIGASITVWSYFMPAGLFQFLLASSGAIALLVYLAIAVSQLRMRRILQQRNVELTFRMWLFPWLTWLVIVFICAALAVMMITPEHRTEVTTTIGLALAISFIGLVTSRHPAPAARVTSVG